One window of Streptomyces sp. FIT100 genomic DNA carries:
- a CDS encoding alkaline phosphatase family protein, which yields MTLPDWPDDLVPLALDTAPAPAYGSASLCDLLPTIAAGQGVPGLHTTLTGLAPADRNCVFLVDGLGWEQLRAHPEDAPYLTSLLATSHGGTGAPITVGFPATTATSLASFGTGLPPGAHGLPGYTARNPETGELMNQLRWKPWTSPRVWQPYPTVFQLADEAGVHTAQVSSPAFADTPLTKIALSGGTFHGRLTGEERMDFAAEQLAAADRSLVYTYYSELDGKGHRFGVDSDAWRGQLMYVDRLVQRLAEQLPPRTALYVTADHGMIDIPFDEESRIDFDEDWELRAGVALLGGEGRARHVYAVPGAESDVLAVWREVLGDRFWVASREEAIAAGWFGPRVDERVHRRIGDVVAAAHADVVITASVNEPNESAMVGMHGSMTPVEQLVPLIEVRS from the coding sequence ATGACCTTGCCCGACTGGCCCGACGACCTCGTCCCGCTCGCCCTCGACACCGCCCCCGCGCCGGCGTACGGCTCCGCCTCGCTCTGCGACCTGCTGCCGACGATCGCCGCAGGGCAGGGCGTGCCCGGACTGCACACGACCCTCACGGGGCTCGCCCCGGCCGACCGGAACTGCGTCTTCCTTGTCGACGGCCTCGGCTGGGAGCAGCTCAGGGCCCACCCCGAGGACGCGCCGTACCTCACGTCGCTGCTCGCCACCTCCCACGGCGGCACGGGCGCACCGATCACCGTCGGCTTCCCCGCCACCACGGCGACCTCCCTCGCCTCCTTCGGCACCGGACTGCCGCCCGGAGCCCACGGCCTGCCGGGCTACACGGCCCGCAACCCGGAGACCGGCGAGCTGATGAACCAGCTGCGCTGGAAGCCGTGGACCTCGCCGCGCGTCTGGCAGCCGTACCCAACGGTCTTCCAGCTCGCCGACGAGGCCGGGGTGCACACCGCGCAAGTCTCCTCCCCGGCGTTCGCCGACACCCCGCTCACCAAGATCGCACTGAGCGGCGGAACGTTTCACGGGCGTCTCACCGGCGAGGAGCGTATGGACTTCGCCGCGGAGCAGCTCGCCGCCGCCGACCGCTCGCTGGTCTACACGTACTACAGCGAGCTCGATGGCAAGGGCCACCGCTTCGGTGTCGACTCCGACGCCTGGCGCGGCCAGCTGATGTACGTCGACCGGCTCGTCCAGCGCCTCGCCGAGCAGCTCCCGCCCCGCACCGCGCTCTATGTGACCGCCGACCACGGCATGATCGACATCCCCTTCGACGAGGAGTCGCGGATCGACTTCGACGAGGACTGGGAGCTGCGCGCCGGCGTCGCCCTGCTGGGCGGCGAGGGCCGGGCCCGCCATGTGTACGCCGTCCCGGGCGCCGAGTCCGATGTGCTCGCCGTCTGGCGCGAGGTCCTCGGCGACCGCTTCTGGGTGGCGAGCCGGGAGGAGGCGATCGCGGCGGGCTGGTTCGGCCCGCGGGTCGACGAGCGCGTCCACCGACGCATCGGCGACGTCGTCGCCGCGGCCCACGCCGACGTCGTGATCACCGCCTCCGTCAACGAGCCGAACGAGTCCGCCATGGTCGGCATGCACGGCTCGATGACCCCCGTCGAGCAGCTCGTCCCCCTCATCGAAGTCCGCTCGTAA
- a CDS encoding sulfurtransferase codes for MTPIITATELASESAGRRPPVLLDVRWQLSLAKAAGAAPFDGRAEYEAGHIPGAVYVDLDTELAGPPGPGGRHPLPDMAVFGAAMRRAGVSCSVPVVVHDGGQGWAAARAWWLLRWAGHPDVRVLDGGLAAWDGPLTTEIPAPQPGDFTPEPGGLPLLDADGAAALARSGLLLDARAAERYRGDVEPIDRVGGHIPGAVSAPTTDNVAPGATTFLPAEELAERFKHLGAVDASEVGVYCGSGVSGAHEVLALAVAGVPAALYAGSWSEWSSDPARPVATGPDPS; via the coding sequence ATGACCCCCATCATCACCGCAACAGAACTCGCGAGCGAGTCGGCCGGTCGGCGGCCGCCGGTCCTGCTCGACGTGCGCTGGCAGCTCAGTCTGGCCAAGGCGGCCGGCGCCGCGCCCTTCGACGGGCGGGCGGAGTACGAGGCCGGGCACATCCCCGGCGCCGTCTACGTCGACCTCGACACGGAGCTTGCGGGACCGCCCGGTCCGGGCGGCCGGCATCCGCTCCCGGACATGGCCGTCTTCGGCGCGGCGATGCGGCGCGCCGGTGTCTCGTGCTCCGTACCGGTCGTCGTCCACGACGGCGGCCAGGGATGGGCCGCGGCACGGGCGTGGTGGCTGCTGCGGTGGGCGGGCCACCCGGACGTCCGGGTCCTGGACGGCGGTCTCGCGGCGTGGGACGGCCCGCTGACGACCGAGATCCCCGCACCGCAGCCGGGCGACTTCACCCCGGAGCCGGGCGGCCTTCCGCTGCTCGATGCCGACGGCGCCGCGGCGCTGGCCCGCTCCGGACTGCTGCTCGACGCGCGGGCCGCCGAGCGCTACCGGGGCGACGTCGAGCCCATCGACCGGGTCGGCGGGCACATCCCCGGTGCGGTCTCGGCGCCGACGACGGATAACGTCGCACCGGGAGCCACCACCTTCCTCCCCGCGGAGGAACTGGCCGAGCGCTTCAAGCACCTCGGCGCCGTGGACGCCTCCGAGGTCGGCGTCTACTGCGGCTCGGGCGTCTCCGGCGCGCACGAAGTGCTCGCCCTGGCGGTCGCCGGCGTACCCGCGGCCCTGTACGCCGGCTCGTGGTCGGAATGGTCCTCCGACCCGGCACGCCCGGTGGCGACGGGCCCCGACCCCAGCTGA
- a CDS encoding thymidine kinase — translation MSELVFFSGTMDCGKSTLALQIEHNRAARGLQGVIFTRDDRAGEGKLSSRLGLVREAVELVEGMDVYTYLVDRMTRGGRADYVIVDEAQFLAPEQIDQLARIVDDLELDVFAFGITTDFRTKLFPGSQRLIELADRIEALQVEAMCWCGARATHNARTVGGEMVVEGAQVVVGDVNRPAEEIGYEVLCRRHHRRRMTSATARAGVLSPDVLPVTSG, via the coding sequence ATGTCCGAGCTGGTGTTCTTCTCCGGAACGATGGACTGCGGAAAGAGCACCCTGGCGCTGCAGATCGAGCACAACCGTGCGGCGCGTGGCCTGCAAGGTGTCATCTTCACCCGTGACGACCGGGCGGGCGAGGGCAAGCTCTCCTCCCGGCTGGGGCTGGTCAGGGAGGCGGTCGAGCTCGTCGAGGGCATGGACGTCTACACGTATCTGGTCGACCGGATGACCAGGGGCGGCCGGGCGGACTACGTCATCGTCGACGAGGCCCAGTTCCTCGCGCCCGAGCAGATCGACCAGCTCGCCCGGATCGTCGACGACCTGGAGCTGGACGTCTTCGCCTTCGGGATCACCACGGACTTCCGGACCAAGCTCTTCCCCGGCTCGCAGCGGCTGATCGAACTGGCGGACCGGATAGAGGCGCTCCAGGTCGAGGCCATGTGCTGGTGCGGCGCCCGCGCCACCCACAACGCGCGCACGGTCGGCGGCGAGATGGTCGTCGAGGGCGCCCAGGTCGTGGTCGGCGACGTCAACAGGCCCGCGGAGGAGATCGGCTACGAGGTGCTGTGCCGGCGCCACCACCGCCGCCGGATGACGAGCGCGACCGCCCGCGCAGGGGTGCTGTCCCCCGACGTGCTGCCCGTGACATCCGGCTGA
- a CDS encoding VOC family protein has protein sequence MTEATRRRPGTPCWVSLMVHGLAATQDFYKALFGWDFVPGPQQLGPYVRALIDGKEVAGIGRLPPERHLPIAWTTYLATDDADATAEQIRMCGGTVGVGPLDAADAGRLAIAADPEGAVFGIWQAAAHHGTALLGTHGTPVWNELVTRETSSVSKFYQSVFGYELEPVVSADFDYLTLHLDGRPVASLHGVGHALPRDRGSHWMTYFEVEDPDETAARLMDLGGHVLHAPREGSSGRLATVSDPEGAVFTIVRTATDL, from the coding sequence ATGACCGAGGCGACCCGCCGCAGGCCCGGCACGCCCTGCTGGGTGAGCCTGATGGTGCACGGACTCGCCGCGACGCAGGACTTCTACAAGGCGCTGTTCGGCTGGGACTTCGTCCCGGGCCCCCAGCAGCTCGGTCCGTACGTCCGCGCGCTGATCGACGGCAAGGAAGTCGCGGGGATCGGCCGGCTTCCTCCCGAACGTCATCTGCCGATCGCCTGGACCACCTATCTGGCCACCGACGACGCCGACGCGACCGCCGAGCAGATCAGAATGTGCGGCGGCACCGTCGGCGTCGGGCCGCTCGACGCGGCGGACGCGGGGCGGCTGGCGATCGCCGCGGACCCGGAAGGCGCCGTCTTCGGCATCTGGCAGGCCGCGGCCCACCACGGCACCGCCCTGCTGGGGACGCACGGCACCCCGGTCTGGAACGAGCTGGTGACGCGGGAGACCTCCTCGGTCAGCAAGTTCTACCAGTCGGTCTTCGGGTACGAGCTCGAGCCGGTCGTCTCGGCCGACTTCGACTATCTGACCCTGCACCTGGACGGGCGCCCGGTGGCCTCCCTGCACGGTGTGGGCCATGCCCTGCCCCGCGACCGCGGTTCGCACTGGATGACGTACTTCGAGGTCGAGGACCCGGACGAGACCGCGGCCCGGCTGATGGACCTCGGCGGGCATGTGCTCCACGCGCCGCGGGAGGGTTCGAGCGGCCGGCTCGCGACGGTGTCGGACCCGGAGGGCGCGGTCTTCACGATCGTACGGACGGCGACCGACCTGTAG